The genomic region tcagtttttgttttaaagagcAGGCTATTGTTTATAAATAGTTTCTAagcatttgatatatataatgaaCAATTTTACAATGTGGTATCCGAGCTATGGAGAGTGTGACCAATAATATGTCGCTGCCTTGACTAACAAAGGTGAACTACGAGAATTGGAGCATCCAAATGAAAGCTCTTCTCGGGTCTCAAGATGGTTGGGAGGTGGTCCAAGAAGGTTTCGTAGAACCGACAACTATTGCGGGATATACGACGGCTCAAAACAAAGCGTTGAAAGAAATGCGATCGAAAGATAATGCGGCATTATGCATGTTATTCCGAGCTGTTGACGAGTCGCGCTTTAAGAAGATTGCAAGTGCGACAACTTAAAAAGAAGCGTGGGACATTTTAGCGAAGGTGTATAAAGGAGCTGACCAAGTTAAACAAGTCCACCTTCAAACTCTTCGCGGCTAATTGGAAGGCATGAAGATGAAGGAATCAGAAGGTGTCTCCGACTACATCACGCGTGTTCAAATCATGGTGAACCAACTCAACCGAAGCGGAGAAGCGTTAATCGATGCATGAGTTGTGGAGAAGATTTTGAGGTCGTTAACTGACAGTTTCAAGAATGTCGTATGTGCCATAGAAGAGTCAAATGATCTAGCAATACTCACAGTTGATGAACTTACCGATTCTCTCGAGGCACATGAATAAtgtaagaagaagaagaaagagaagacACTCGAGCAAGCACTTCAAACAAAGACATCAATCAAAGATGAAAAGGTTCTCTATTCTCAAAGCTTTCGAGGTAAAGGCCGTGGTCGTGGAGATCGAGGAAATGGTCGTGGTGGAAAAGGTCGCGGTCAAGAAGGGCATTATGAGGAGAAAGAACAATCAAACCAACAAAATTGGCATGAAAGAAGACGTGGTCGTGGAAGAGGCAGATGGTTGAATTATTCCAACATCGAGTGCTACAAGTGTGGCAAAAATGGTCACTATGCAAAGGATTGTAACTCTGATAGTGTTACAATTGTGGTAAGGCGGGGCATTTCGTGAAATAATGTCACGTCTCGAAAAAGGTGGAAGAGATAACCAACCTAACCACGAAAAATAAGGAGGTAAAAGAAGGTTTTCTCTTGATGACACACAATGAAGTCAACACCAACAACAACATGGTGTGGTACCTTGACACGGGTGCAAGCAACCATATGTGTTGGCACAAGCACCTATTCAAAGAGATGCGAAAGATTGAAACGGAACATGTATCGTTTGGAGATGCGTCGAAGGTTGAGGTAAAATGCCAAAGTACCGTTTGTTATTTACAAAAGAATGGGTTAGTTGGGTCAATCCAAGATGTGTATTACGTACCAGACCTCAAGAGCAACATTTTGAGTATGGGGCAACTCATGAAAAAAGGTTATTCGGTACTTATGAAAGACCAGGTGTTACACTTGAAAGATAAGCAAGGGTGTTTGGTCGCTCGAGTTGAAATGTGGAAAAATCACATGTACAAGTTGAATTTGAAAAGCGTTGAAGAAAAATGTTTGCGAGTTGACGTTGAAGACAATGCACCGTTGTGGCATCTCCATTTTGGCCACCTACATTATGATGGTCTAAACGAGTTGGTGAAGAACATGGTGCACCAGCTACCAGACATGGACTACGagggaaaattttttaaagaatgtaTGCTCGGCAAGCATGCGAGAAATTCGTTTCAAAAGAAGGTAGAATATCGGGCTAAGCAACATCTCGAATTGATTCATACCGATATATGTGGACCAATTACCCCTGAATCTTTTAGCGGTAAAAGGTATTGCATTTCCTTTATCGATGATTTCTCACGAAaaacttgggtttattttttgaaagaaaaatttgagGCGCTCGACGTGTTCAAAAAGTTCAAAGTGATGGTAAAAAAAGTAACTGGTAGACACATCAAATCTGTACGATCCAATAGAGGTGGCGAGTATACTTCGATGGCTTTCATGGAGTATTGTGAGGAGCAAGGCATAAGACGATTTCTAACCGCACCGTACTCTCCCCAACAAAACAGTGTGGCCAAGAGGAAGAACCAGACTGTTCTCAACATGGTTCGGTTAATGCTTAAGAGCAAGAAGATGCCGAAGGAATTTTGGGCGAAAGCCGTGCAATGTGCCATCTATGTGCAAAATCGATATCCACATGCGAAGTTGGATGATGAAACACCACAAGAGGCATGGAGCGGACAAAAATCAACAGTTTCTCATTTTAAAGTATTCAGTAGTGAGGCCTATGCACACGTGCCGGATCAACGAAGAACGAAGCTCGAAGACAAAAGTAAAAcgtttatttttattgggtatgatgagaaaacaaaaggatataagCTACTCGACCCGATAAGTAAGAAGATTGTGGTAAGTCGTGATGTACGATTCAATGAAGCAAGCGAGTGGGATTGGAATAACTCAAAGGAGGTTATCATAAAAAATAGAGGTTCATCAACTGCTACACCAACAATCATACCGACAAATCTTGAAACTACCGATGATGAAGATGAACCGCAACAACCCAAAATGCGAAGTTTGCAATATTTGTATGATTCAACAAATAAGGTACTTATTGTATGTCTTTTTGCAAATTCCAAGAATATAAGTTTTGAAGAGGCGGTGCGAGACAAGAAGTGGCAAACTGCCATGGACGAGGAGATTAAAGCAATTGACCACAACAACACATGAGAGTTAATGGAATTACTGAAAAGAAGTCAGCCTATTGGTGTGAAGTGGGTGttcaaaagaaagatgaatgcTCAAGGCGAGTTAGAACAGTACAAGGTGCGACTTGTTGCAAAGGGATACAAGCAAAAAGAGAGAATCGATTATGACGAGGTATTTACTCCCGTTGCAAGAATGGGGACAATCTGATTACTTTTTGCACAAGCGGCTCAATTTAAATGGCCGATAtttcaaatggatgtcaagtcAGCATTCTTGAATAGTGTGCTCGAAGAAGAAGTCTACATTGAACAACCACCCGGGTACATGAAAAATGGAGAAGAGAAGAAGGTACTGAAATTGAAGAAGGTGCTTTACGGGTTAAAGCAAGCACCGCGGGCATGGAATACTTGTATGGATATATACTTCAAGAAGAACGGGTTCAAACAATGTCCCTATGAACATGCCCTTTACGTGAAGAAGAATGGAGGTAATATGTTATTTGTTGCTCTTTATGTCGATGACCTTATTTTTATGGGGAACAATAGTGAGATGATACTAGATTTTAAGAGTACAATGACACAGGAATTCGAGATGATAGATTTGGGTTTAATGAAGTTTTTTCCTGGTTTGAAGGTAAGACAAGAAGAGGCAAGTATTTTTGTGTCACAGGAGGTATatgtaaaggaaattttgaagaagTACAAGATGGCATATTGCAACCCGGTATCAACACTAATGGAACCAGGAGTAAAACTCTCGAAATTCGATGAAGGAGAACGAGTCGATGTGAGCAAATACTAGAGTTTGGTGGGAAGCCTTTGCTATCTCACTTGCACAAGGCCTGACATTTCGCTAAGTGTTGGCATTGTAAGTCGGTTCATGGAGGAGCCGATTTATTCACATTGGAAGGCGTTGAAGCGAATTCTACGGTACATCCAAGGAGCGATGTCACTCGGGTTATTCTATTCAAATATGAAAGATTACAAGTTGATTAGGTACTTCGACAGTGATTGGTACGGAGACTTAGATGACCGAAAAAGTACATCGGGATACGTGTTCTTTATGGGTAACACGACATTTACTTAGCTTTCAAAGAAGTAACCAATCGTGACACTCTCGACATGTGAAGCTGAATATGTGACAGCATCTTGGTGTGTGTCATGCTATATGGCTCAGAAATTTGTTGGGCGAGTTGGAGCAACAACAGCTCGGTGCAACTGAGATACGAGTTGACAATAAATCAGCGATTGAGTTGGCAAAGAACCTAGTGAATCATGAGAGAAGCAAACACATTGACATTCGCTTTCATTTTATCCGAGATCATGTAAAGGAAGGAAGTGTGAAATTAGTGCACGTGGCAAGTTGGGACCAAGTCGCGGATATCTTCACGAAACTGCTACCGATGGTACTTTTCAACAACTATAAGAAAATAATCGGCATGAAGGATGGCAGAAGCATTTAAGTTTACGAGGGAGTTTTGTTGAATAAACGTTaaatgaaaggtcaagagttatgtttttttaatgggtttaaattaGTAGTTTTTTTTAGGAGAATGAAAGGTCAAGGGTCATTGGTTTATGGctattattagattttaatatttttagtttttgttttaaagggcAGACTatagtctataaatagtttgtaagcatttgatatatataatgaaCAATTTTACAGCAATTGCCCACACTAATCCAAGTCCCAGTCAACAGACTTTCTGGCAACCACTAGTATCAGGAACTATTAAACTTAACTTTGACACTACATTTCTTGCTTTTTCTAGAGGTTCTATCTCAAACGTTATAGCACGTGATGAAATGGGTCAAATAATGGGTGCTTCTACTTAACCTTATGTCGCAGTGGCGGACGCTTTCGTTGTTGAAGCCAAAGCTTGTGAACATGTAGTCTATTTCGCGATCGACATGGGGTTTCGAAGGGTTCAGTTTGAAAGGGACTCATTAATCGTCATCAAGAAGCTGGCGTCTTGTACAATGGATCATTTGATCCTGAGTCCAATTATCACTGGCAATAAGCAAAGATTGGGGTTTTTCATAGAGGCTACCTTTTTACATATGAGGAGAGACACAAACGCAGCAGCTTATGCTCTAGCCTGGGAAGGTCGACTTTTATGGAGGAATGCTACTGATTGAGGATGCGCCGGTGGTGGTGGTGGAACGGGCAACGACTGCGGACTAGTCAGCCTAGTTGTTACAGATCTAGTTTGTTTTCTCTCTTGTGGGCTTCAGAACTCGCACTTCCGATGCTACGCCCTTCTCTTACTCTCTCTTCGGTTTCTAAATTACTACTTGTAGCTGGGTCGCTGGCCGACCATTGGAGAGCTGCTTTCAAATGAAtcctttaatttgtttttctgGGGGGGGAGTCTTTTGCCTTTTGTTTTACTTTGGTTAAggattttttggtttttgtttctGTTGGATTTTTACTTTTGTTGCTGGTTTTGGTTTGTTAGTAATAAGATGTTTGGGTGGAGCAACGTTTGGTTCCACAAGTTCCCCCTTTTCTTTGGTTAAATGGATGTCAAGTGtttccataaaaaaatcaatatctaCCCCTTAATTGGCCTACAAAATGCGAATTAGACATTGGGTTTTGCTCTCGTAGTTaccttgagaaataaaaaattaatatcttattattttaaattatttattatttagaataagattaattctattattaggtgacaaatacacaaaaaaaagcaatatcttattattttaaattatatcttaTTTAAATCAAGATTAATTCTATTATTAGACGACAAAAGTACAAAAAGAGGCATACACAAAAATTGTAGTATTCAAAGAGGTGTTACTATAAAAtgacacatatgaataatttattttataatcgaaaataacattattattaattttttacaagTGAATGAAAAGAGGGAAGGAGTTTACAAACACAAAGATCGAAACAAATCTCATGccaattaacttaaaacccaTACAACCTTCTCACTAAGTCAATGGCATGATTGacaaaataacattattatttaaacattgataataacattaatttatttatctcgattttataaagacaaaaaaataaaaaaagtatgtaTCTACTATATATCCatctttaaaatattgtatatatatacttcttAATATTGCacaattaattgtttttaatattatatattaatttttaataatgattaCCAATGGtaattacatgaaataaaaatactttattaaataataaaattatatacacgtatattatatatacattgcCCGTGGTATTGAAAACTGAtcttccaaaaatataaaaacattttataaaaaaaagtttgtacgtaaaataataaagtaaatgaatAGACAGAACTGAAGTGAGGTTTGACTTCGGATTGGTGGACGGAGAGGCCCAACCCATTACACTCTTCTTTTATGGACATGGCTGATGGGAATGTAAGAGCTAACGACGTAACAGAACAAAATGACTCCTCTTTTTCAAAAGGCTTAAACAATAAAATGGTACATACACTATACTAGTTTTTTCAAATTagtacttaaaatatttttttgtcaaaattggtacctaaactattaAATCGTTACCCAATTTACCTCAACTGTTGGTTCCGCTAGAAAAAAACTTTCAGCCAATCATAACGTGCCATGCAAACCTCTATTTATTTAACCCATTTTCTTATATTATCTTCTCATCAAAAACTAGATTTTCTTACATTTTCTCATCAACCAAACAccaagaaaaaattatttgctTCCTTGTACAAAGCTTCtaccattttttcattttcaagcttCAACTGTTTCTACCATCTTAAAGCttttaatcttctttttttcttcatccAATTCTTTCCTTATACGATGATACGGAAAACCCACAAATTTTAACTATCTAAACCTCAGCAAGTTACTCAAGCcattctataaaatttttaccattagaaaaaataatagttAACAACAGTTTTGGGATGTAAATCAGAGTTAGCAGAACATTGATTTATCGAGAAAGccactcaaagaattttttttgggttttcagtTGGGACCAGAGGCAGTGGTTCTACAAGATGATTCGCAAGAactaatttttttgggtttttttttttagctttgaATTCCTACAACAGATGTGGCTAATTCAAACAAGGCTGGGTGTGCTACAATGTTGAAAAGCCGATTTGCAGACACCATTAGCAGGGCACAGCAGAAGATGTAGTGAAATCTTGAagaattttttgggttttttatatCATTGTATAAGGAAAGAATTggttgaagaaagaagaagagtgGAAGCTTAAAGATGGTAGAAGCAGTGGAAGCTtgaagatgataaaatgatagAGCTTTGTAAAAGGAAGCAAACGATTGTTTTTAGTGTTTGGTTGATGAGAAATTGTAAGAAAATCTGGTAAAAATTGTttaatggaaagaaaatataagaaaatggGTGGTGTACATGACAAGTTAGgatactaatttttattttctaacgGGACTAATAGTTGGGGTAAAATGGGTAACGGTTTAATAGTTTAAGTATCAGttctgacaaaaaaaaaagttttaagtaCCAATTTAGGAAAACTAGTATAgtttttttaccattttgtcGTTTAAGCCTTttcaaaatacaaattaacTATCGTTATTAATCCTAAAAcgtaaaatcataataatttcttttgtccttcaacattatataaaaagtcattttaatcctttaattatttttttaatccttaaacttgcattatttattaaatcacttcaaaatggatggaaaattTAATATCTGTTAATTTTGTTGACATGGCATCCACGAGACAGTCCGCATTTATGCCACATTTATGCCtgttagaaattaattaatttttaaaattaaatatattaaatatatatactttttatactttttttaacaatttttattttttttaaaaattatataatttttgaatttttaaattttaaaaattaattaagcacCCACATGACATGtcacattaacaaaattaataagcattaattttttcattcattttgaagtgatttgacaaataacacaattttaaaggttaaaagaagacgaaaaataaaataaagaactaaaataattattttgataaagttGAAAGGCCAAATAAATCATTGTATGTAAATGACTAGTAGAATGCACATACACCTACACTTGAGagtaattaattgatttattataaaataatataattaaaataggagattttattagtatttggctgttaaaatattcttttctcatatatttttttatatatctagaatttagttttactttttattttaaggaatttagttttttttacttttgaatttaaaaatttcaagttcaattgataatattgttattttttgttaaattaaaattcattacaatgatatattttttattatatagttaccaattgaatttttttcttttcaaaaggttatatttgtgaatttacacaagaattttaatgattttaataaagatagaaatattaaattcttagaaataaaagtagagatacttatttcaaatatacaaagagtaagtatatttaaaacatattttaaaccATACTTTTAATCAATGATGTGTTTCCTAATACTAAGTCAAAGACAAACAGCAACCCAAGTCCTACGATTCACTCTTCTTTCCTTTCACTTCTATTTTTATACCTAAACAAATATGCTAccaaataatttcacaaaataaaagtGTGAGATTAGAGTTCAATTCATAGGTTTGTTCATGTGGTATTATAATGTGTGTTAGTAGGTAAGTTTAAACTTATATTGtataaacaaatgaatttaaaaatatatttgaattttttatttttaaattaaaagattttactATCTAAAGTGagatatataatttaatattgattttttgGTAATACAGTTAACTTAGGAGGGCTTGCTTTTCAGCAATTTATTCTAGGGTTTTTTCAAAGATTCCATCTaacaagaattttattttatttatttttaccaattcctcattagacctgtccatgggctggccgggcccggaaaaaattttggcccgactcttaggcccgggcctggcccggcccgaaatattgGCCTgaaaattttgcccaggcccggcccggaaaaaaataataagcccgagcccagcccggcccagtttttaataaacacaaaaaaatattttaaaaataaaaaaataaaaataaaaaaaatatttttaaagtattttaaaattaaaagataaaaataaaaaaatatatatttattatattcgggccgggccaggtcGGGCTCGAGCtaaaaaagttgagcccgagcccggcctattttttaaacgggcctcattttttgcccaagcctatatttcgggcctatatttttacccgaaccctcccatatttcgggcgggccgtcgggccaggctgggccgcccggcccatggacaggtctattcCTCATAGATTGTGAAAGaatattaaagataattttCCTAGTAAAAAACTttagattattaaatttattaggcTTTAATGTCCAGGGGaactgttttatattttaaaaatttaatattataatatcaatATTGATGGTTCGAGCTATGATGTCTCTACGTACCTCTATTATTATTCACAAGTCTCGTATTAACATTTATTTCGAGTTTTGCAGTCACTTATCTTTATTGATCGAAGTATTTCTCCATCAACTGTACATGGCTTTCTGTAGAGGCTAGAGATAAAATCTCGATATAAGGACAATACTTTCAATTGTTGAGGTCGAAGTCTACTTCCCAGAAGATGAAACTTCTCCTAAAAGAATCGATTCCTTGTCAACAATAATTTAAGATATTaatggtattttaattttttttttctgtttttaaagaatataatatgttaaattagtGGGATTTAAGTAAGGAagaatactaaatttaaaatatatttcaaatgttgattgtacattttaatatatgatgaataaaaaaatcatatataaaaatattttaattaatgatttatatattaaattaaaaaagtaataaaatggtggaatgttaataaaaataaattatattgattaattagtgcagttttagattaaaaagaaaatgagggcTGTCCACGTCATGGAAAAAGCCAATGGCACATTAGAAGAGCCACctgtacattattattattattattattattattattattaaccaAATTCTGTAGTTAAGTTAACCAGAAGAGGCGGTGAATTGTTAACCCAAGTTTCATAGTTGAGTGTCCTATCATCCTCTGCTTATCTCCCTACTGTATTATTTTCACTCTTTACCTTCTTCCCTTCCCTTATATAATTCCCTCTCTCTAAATTAAAAGTTGcatatcttttaaattatacGCTGGcttctcattttctctctttcctCACTTCCTTACTTTGATTACCCTTTTTATATATCACAAAAATTTTGCAGTCTTTCTTTCAGACGCAAGCAGCAGGCACCTGTCCTAGAAACAGAGATCTTCTCAAGTTAGTTAACTAACGGTTTTTGCTATCCCCATTTTGCCctttcattcttcttcttctccttcatcGGAAGATGATTAGTTGGAACGATCTTTACACCGTTTTAACGGCGGTGATCCCACTGTACGTTGCTATGATCTTGGCTTACGGCTCCGTCCGTTGGTGGAAAATATTCACCCCCGACCAGTGCTCGGGTATCAACCGCTTTGTCGCCATATTTGCCGTTCCTCTCTTGTCTTTCCACTTCATTTCCACCAATGACCCTTATGCCATGAACTTCAGGTTCATAGCAGCCGACACCCTTCAAAAGCTCATCATGCTCTTCGCTCTTGGATTGTGGACTAATTTAACAAGGAACGGAAGCCTAGAATGGATGATCACCATTTTCTCTTTATCTACTCTCCCCAACACTCTAGTCATGGGCATTCCTCTTTTAATCGCTATGTACGGTCCCTACTCCGGGATGCTCATGGTCCAAGTCGTGGTTCTCCAGTGTATCATTTGGTACAcccttcttcttttcctttttgagtaCCGCGGTGCCAAAATCCTCATCATGGAGCAGTTTCCCGAAACTGCAGCTTCCATTGTTTCTTTCAAAGTTGATTCCGATGTGGTTTCACTTGACGGCCGCGACTTCCTCGAAACCGACGCTGAAATCGGGGAAGACGGCAAGCTACACGTTAAGGTCAGGAAATCTAATGCTTCCAGGAGGTCTTTGGGGCCTTGTTCCCTTCCTGCATTGACTCCCAGGCCTTCCAACCTCACCGGAGCTGAAATCTACAGTTTGAGCTCTTCAAGGAACCCCACGCCAAGAGGTTCCAATTTCAACAACTCCGACTTTTACTCCATGATGGGTGTTCAAGGGTTTCCTGCAAGACACTCCAATTTCGGTCCAGCTGATTTATACTCTGTTCAATCCTCTAGAGGACCTACTCCAAGGCCATccaattttgaagaaaacaataCAGTAATGTCTCCACGGTTCGGATTTTATCCAGCACAGACTGTTCCTTCATCCTACCCTGCTCCAAACCCTGAATTCTCATCCGTCACGAAGAACGCTAAAGCTACCCAACAACAACAGCAGCAGCCAGTTCAACCACAGCAGCAGCCTAAGGAGAAGGAGAATAATAAAGAGAATCATGATGCCAAGGAATTGCACATGTTTGTGTGGAGTTCAAGTGCTTCGCCGGTTTCAGAAGGCGGAGGTCTCCATGTCTTTGGTGGTACAGATTTCGGAGTGTCCGAGCAATCTGGACGGTCTGAGCAGGGTGCTAAAGAGATAAGGATGTTGGTCGCAGATCACCCTCAAAACGGGGAAAACAAAGGtacaataaatttattagtaaactAGATTATTCTGCTCGGTTAGGAGTTACtggaattttttaataatagattGTAGCTTGTGAAGGCATGGCAGGCAGTGGTGACGTTAATGGAGAGGACTTTAGCTTTGCTGGAAGAGATGGGGAAGAGGAGAGAGAAAAGGAAGGACCCAATGGTCTCAATAAGTTGGGGTCTAGTTCAACGGCCGAGTTGCACCCTAAAGCCGCCGGAGGGCCGGAGTCTGGCGTAGGCAAACAAATGCCGCCGGCGAGTGTAATGACCCGCTTAATCTTGATCATGGTCTGGCGCAAGCTTATACGAAACCCCAACACATATTCCAGTCTCATCGGGCTTGTTTGGTCCCTAATTGCTTTCAGGTCAGctcattatttgattttaaggTTCAAACATTATTCAAcaagtccttttttttttttttttactttttaattggGTTGTTTCATATGTAATGAATTTACTGGTTTGGGGGGACTTTAATTAATGCAGGTGGCATGTGAGTATGCCGAAAATAATAGAGAAGTCTATCTCCATCCTGTCAGATGCTGGACTAGGAATGGCCATGTTTAGCTTAGGTGAGCATTTCTGTTATTTGCTTTATCTTCAACTAATAATAtttggaaagaaagagaaaggaaagtTTATCTGCCTTGACCTAAATAAAATTTCCTAGACCAACTCGGCACCACTATTTGGTGCACTTAACACTATGTTTAACTATTTATGATACTTTCGCCGAATTCAGGCAACCCCATGGGAACAAAAATCCATCTAATGGGATACCATggaccatttaaaaaaaaaaaaaattagtttgacATTGAAAGAAATCTTTGGACACTTAAATGGGATTTAACCTCCCGACATGTGGGGTCTTGTTTGCGATGTTAGTAAGCGGTCCAGGGTCGGTGGGCATTGGTTGTGATAGACGCCAATTAGGCCACCAGTTAGTGAAGGTAGGTGATTGATAGATTAGGGACACTTATGGTTTCCTATGGAAAGTCGTAACTTTTGGTGCTATATGGTGAAAAAGGTCTGTTTATGGCACTGCAACCCAAGATCATCGCTTGTGGGAACTCTGTAGCTACATTTGCCATGGCCGTTAGGTTCTTAACCGGTCCGGCTGTCATGGCTGCCGCTTCGATTGCAGTAGGGTTGCGCGGCACACTCCTCCGTGTCGCCATTGTTCAGGTAAAGAAAAATCCTTACCCTCCTCGTAAGCTTTGACTTTTAACGATTTTTTGTCAGagaaatttttgtttcaaattgaacAGGCGGCTCTGCCACAAGGAATTGTACCATTTGTGTTCGCCAAGGAATACAATGTCCACCCTGCAATTCTTAGCACTGCGTAAGTAAACAAACTTGGATATATTCAAACATAGTATATATAGCTGTTaactactatatatatatatatatatatagctgaCGGCttgatttgtaaatatttttcagGGTTATCTTTGGGATGTTGATAG from Gossypium raimondii isolate GPD5lz chromosome 1, ASM2569854v1, whole genome shotgun sequence harbors:
- the LOC105785713 gene encoding auxin efflux carrier component 3 isoform X1 — encoded protein: MISWNDLYTVLTAVIPLYVAMILAYGSVRWWKIFTPDQCSGINRFVAIFAVPLLSFHFISTNDPYAMNFRFIAADTLQKLIMLFALGLWTNLTRNGSLEWMITIFSLSTLPNTLVMGIPLLIAMYGPYSGMLMVQVVVLQCIIWYTLLLFLFEYRGAKILIMEQFPETAASIVSFKVDSDVVSLDGRDFLETDAEIGEDGKLHVKVRKSNASRRSLGPCSLPALTPRPSNLTGAEIYSLSSSRNPTPRGSNFNNSDFYSMMGVQGFPARHSNFGPADLYSVQSSRGPTPRPSNFEENNTVMSPRFGFYPAQTVPSSYPAPNPEFSSVTKNAKATQQQQQQPVQPQQQPKEKENNKENHDAKELHMFVWSSSASPVSEGGGLHVFGGTDFGVSEQSGRSEQGAKEIRMLVADHPQNGENKACEGMAGSGDVNGEDFSFAGRDGEEEREKEGPNGLNKLGSSSTAELHPKAAGGPESGVGKQMPPASVMTRLILIMVWRKLIRNPNTYSSLIGLVWSLIAFRWHVSMPKIIEKSISILSDAGLGMAMFSLGLFMALQPKIIACGNSVATFAMAVRFLTGPAVMAAASIAVGLRGTLLRVAIVQAALPQGIVPFVFAKEYNVHPAILSTAVIFGMLIALPITLVYYILLGL
- the LOC105785713 gene encoding auxin efflux carrier component 4 isoform X2, whose amino-acid sequence is MISWNDLYTVLTAVIPLYVAMILAYGSVRWWKIFTPDQCSGINRFVAIFAVPLLSFHFISTNDPYAMNFRFIAADTLQKLIMLFALGLWTNLTRNGSLEWMITIFSLSTLPNTLVMGIPLLIAMYGPYSGMLMVQVVVLQCIIWYTLLLFLFEYRGAKILIMEQFPETAASIVSFKVDSDVVSLDGRDFLETDAEIGEDGKLHVKVRKSNASRRSLGPCSLPALTPRPSNLTGAEIYSLSSSRNPTPRGSNFNNSDFYSMMGVQGFPARHSNFGPADLYSVQSSRGPTPRPSNFEENNTVMSPRFGFYPAQTVPSSYPAPNPEFSSVTKNAKATQQQQQQPVQPQQQPKEKENNKENHDAKELHMFVWSSSASPVSEGGGLHVFGGTDFGVSEQSGRSEQGAKEIRMLVADHPQNGENKGMAGSGDVNGEDFSFAGRDGEEEREKEGPNGLNKLGSSSTAELHPKAAGGPESGVGKQMPPASVMTRLILIMVWRKLIRNPNTYSSLIGLVWSLIAFRWHVSMPKIIEKSISILSDAGLGMAMFSLGLFMALQPKIIACGNSVATFAMAVRFLTGPAVMAAASIAVGLRGTLLRVAIVQAALPQGIVPFVFAKEYNVHPAILSTAVIFGMLIALPITLVYYILLGL